The Lytechinus pictus isolate F3 Inbred chromosome 10, Lp3.0, whole genome shotgun sequence genome includes a window with the following:
- the LOC129269749 gene encoding cytochrome P450 3A56-like — translation MDILANESSGPCLTWWLVLAVVTLLILYLTWTYTYFLRRGIRGPLPLPVFGNVLGWREGIQYAMDDYIKKYGNCCGFYQFLSPAILVSDPDMIKQIMVKQFDRFHNRMFIPIDSPLLSKALFISRDEQWKKLRHTLTPAFSGKKMKLMSEMVKEPASRLVKNLMEVCGEEKQGTIDLKESFGAYIMDTIALCAFGLNVDSQKNKDDPFVRNAKKFFSSLDFTSPALIIYMLVGRIPGVSGLLRLLGLNVFPVDTLEFFKSVIDRAIEHRRTDKSTKNIDFLQLVLDSTKDNEGENDDDDDSPPANHTNGMSSSSSGKTDTRRNRQPLTRLELTSQALAFFVAGYETTTAALTLTAYLLATNPDQQDRLIDEIDRLAPTAEDINYESLKKLVSLENFISESLRLYPPGAVIDRVCNQTTTINGHEFRAGDSVSIPIWSVQRDPNLWPNPEKFDPDRFNKENAAGRAPLAWLPFGGGPRFCIGLRFAMMEIRTALVMLLQQFRLEVAPETEIPPVLGKAGFINPPNGVTLRVVERSK, via the exons ATGGATATCTTAGCCAATGAATCATCTGGACCATGCCTGACATGGTGGTTGGTTTTAGCTGTAGTGACGTTGCTGATATT ATATCTGACATGGACTTACACGTACTTTCTCCGCAGAGGTATAAGGGGCCCTCTGCCCCTCCCAGTCTTCGGCAATGTCCTTGGGTGGAGAGAG GGCATACAGTACGCGATGGACGACTATATCAAGAAATATGGAAACTGCTGTGG ATTTTACCAATTCTTATCACCGGCTATTCTTGTGTCTGATCCCGATATGATCAAACAAATAATGGTGAAGCAATTTGATCGGTTTCACAACAGAATG TTTATTCCTATTGATAGTCCATTATTGAGTAAGGCCTTGTTCATCAGCCGTGATGAGCAGTGGAAGAAGCTACGGCATACCCTCACTCCGGCATTCAGCGGTAAAAAGATGAAACTG ATGTCAGAGATGGTCAAAGAACCGGCAAGCAGACTCGTTAAAAATTTGATGGAAGTGTGCGGTGAAGAAAAGCAAGGCACGATCGATTTGAAGGA ATCGTTCGGCGCATATATCATGGATACGATAGCATTGTGTGCGTTTGGATTGAATGTGGATTCACAGAAAAACAAAGACGACCCCTTTGTCCGCAATGCCAAAAAGTTTTTCTCTAGTCTTGACTTTACATCACCGGCTCTGATTATATACATGCTTGTAG GTAGGATCCCAGGAGTATCGGGACTGCTAAGGCTTTTGGGACTGAATGTGTTCCCTGTTGACACCTTAGAATTCTTCAAATCGGTAATAGATAGAGCCATTGAACACAGGAGGACAGACAAATCTACAAag AACATTGACTTTCTCCAGCTCGTGCTAGATTCTACCAAAGACAACGAAGGCGAGAACGACGATGACGACGACAGCCCTCCTGCCAACCACACCAACGGaatgtcatcgtcatcatccgGTAAGACGGACACAAGGAGAAACAGACAACCGTTAACACGCTTAGAACTTACAAGCCAG GCTCTCGCCTTCTTCGTAGCTGGGTATGAAACGACTACAGCTGCATTGACCCTCACAGCCTACCTCCTCGCCACCAATCCAGATCAGCAAGATCGGCTCATTGACGAGATCGACAGACTGGCGCCCACGGCAGAGGACATCAACTACGAAAGCCTCAAGAAATTGGTCTCTCTCGAGAATTTCATCAGCGAGTCACTTCGGTTATACCCACCCGGTGCCGT AATTGATAGAGTCTGTAACCAAACGACTACGATAAACGGTCATGAGTTTCGAGCAGGGGACTCCGTCAGCATCCCGATATGGAGTGTGCAGAGGGACCCAAATCTCTGGCCTAACCCAGAAAAGTTTGATCCAGACAG ATTCAATAAGGAGAACGCAGCCGGTCGAGCACCCTTGGCCTGGCTTCCATTCGGTGGTGGCCCTCGGTTCTGTATCGGGCTCAGGTTTGCTATGATGGAAATCAGAACGGCACTGGTGATGTTACTGCAGCAGTTCAGACTGGAAGTAGCCCCAGAAACCGAG